One window of Prochlorococcus marinus XMU1408 genomic DNA carries:
- a CDS encoding amidohydrolase family protein: MNFAKNVELIASPPKSGCIDVLVPRCLIGNGLDVLGTSTDKEGLSPIQVEWRDGKIISIKGLKDISKVPKEMLLPRFVEPHAHIDKAFSWSRSSNLKGSYQEALASNLSEYGLRSEDELLFSVETSLNLALTNGIRAIRSHIDSFGKNAMRDWEILEKVRTKWREKIFLQFVALVPLDFWQTYKGELLAQKIAFNGDLLGGVIAPPLNKRKTYQSLLHLVQLANRLKCDIDLHIDESQSCPAAGLKLLLEVLGQVKNEISITCSHLSSMGLLRKKAISCLAKEMAKNKLKVVALPLTNSWLLGREKRSTLTKRPLAPIFQLQKAGVVVSVGGDNVNDAWFPLSNFDPINLMAFSMPIAHLSPWDRLGLSPFTTSAAHILSLQWDGILEKGSPADFILLDSNSWVKTLSERSKRRVVVNGEFLNELPKNNNSKFSNSEL, encoded by the coding sequence GTGAATTTCGCAAAAAATGTTGAATTGATTGCAAGCCCTCCAAAGTCTGGGTGCATAGATGTTCTTGTTCCAAGATGTTTGATTGGTAATGGATTGGATGTATTAGGAACCTCAACTGATAAAGAAGGATTGTCCCCTATTCAAGTTGAATGGAGGGATGGAAAAATTATTTCAATTAAGGGCTTAAAAGATATTTCTAAAGTTCCAAAGGAAATGCTTCTACCAAGATTTGTGGAACCTCATGCACATATAGATAAAGCATTCTCTTGGTCACGTTCCTCTAATTTGAAGGGTAGCTACCAAGAAGCCTTAGCATCGAATCTAAGTGAATACGGATTGAGGTCTGAAGATGAATTACTTTTTAGCGTTGAGACGTCCCTAAATTTAGCTTTGACTAATGGTATTAGAGCAATTAGATCTCATATTGATAGCTTTGGAAAAAATGCAATGAGAGATTGGGAGATATTAGAAAAAGTTAGAACAAAATGGCGAGAGAAAATTTTCTTACAGTTTGTCGCTTTGGTTCCATTAGATTTTTGGCAAACTTACAAAGGTGAGCTTTTAGCTCAAAAAATTGCTTTCAATGGAGATCTCTTAGGAGGAGTTATAGCTCCTCCTTTAAATAAGAGGAAGACTTATCAATCCTTATTACATCTAGTGCAACTCGCAAATAGACTTAAGTGTGATATTGATCTTCATATTGATGAGTCTCAGTCTTGCCCGGCTGCTGGCTTGAAATTACTTCTTGAGGTCTTGGGTCAAGTTAAAAATGAGATATCAATAACTTGTAGTCATTTGAGCAGTATGGGCTTATTAAGAAAAAAAGCTATTTCATGTTTGGCAAAAGAAATGGCTAAAAATAAATTAAAAGTTGTTGCTTTACCACTTACTAACTCTTGGCTACTTGGCAGGGAAAAACGATCCACTTTAACTAAACGTCCTCTAGCCCCAATATTTCAACTTCAAAAGGCTGGGGTTGTTGTATCTGTAGGAGGAGACAATGTAAATGATGCATGGTTTCCTTTATCTAATTTTGATCCTATAAACTTAATGGCCTTTTCAATGCCAATAGCTCATTTGTCTCCTTGGGATAGATTGGGCCTTTCACCTTTCACTACCTCTGCAGCGCATATACTTAGTCTTCAATGGGATGGGATTTTGGAAAAGGGAAGTCCAGCTGATTTTATTTTGTTAGATTCAAATAGTTGGGTAAAAACTTTGTCTGAAAGATCTAAAAGAAGAGTAGTAGTTAATGGTGAATTCTTGAATGAATTACCTAAAAATAATAACTCAAAATTTAGCAATTCTGAGTTATGA
- the miaB gene encoding tRNA (N6-isopentenyl adenosine(37)-C2)-methylthiotransferase MiaB, producing the protein MTTSIVPTKQITSIRTNRGSYWITTFGCQMNKADSERMSGILQKMGYQLAEEELKADLILYNTCTIRDNAEQKVYSYLGRQARRKKLDPHLKIIIAGCLAQQEGETLLRRVPEIDLVMGPQHANRLETLLNQVDNGHQVLATDEQHIYEDITTARRESDICAWVNIIYGCNERCTYCVVPSVRGKEQSRTPQAIKNEIEKLARIGYKEITLLGQNIDAYGRDFKAYEYNQSGQLTLSYLLEYIHDIEGIERIRFATSHPRYFTKELINVCAKLPKVCEHFHIPFQSGSNQILKKMARGYTIESYKEIINYIKKLMPEASITSDAIVAFPGETKDQFQETLSIIKDIKFDLVNTAAYSPRPNTPAALWPNQLSEEIKIERLKEINNLVEKTAKERNFRYKYSSQEILIENINSKNNSQLMGRTRTNRLTFFPRSSNNGKSYKPGEKVNIKINEIRPFSLTGEVI; encoded by the coding sequence ATGACAACATCAATAGTCCCTACTAAACAGATCACATCTATTAGAACTAACAGAGGAAGCTATTGGATTACCACTTTTGGCTGCCAAATGAATAAAGCAGATTCAGAACGGATGTCTGGGATATTACAAAAAATGGGATATCAACTTGCAGAAGAGGAACTAAAAGCGGATTTAATTCTTTACAACACTTGTACTATTCGTGATAATGCTGAGCAAAAAGTTTATAGCTATTTAGGAAGGCAAGCTAGAAGAAAGAAATTAGATCCTCATTTAAAAATCATCATTGCAGGCTGCTTAGCCCAACAAGAGGGTGAAACCCTATTAAGAAGAGTTCCTGAGATAGATCTTGTCATGGGTCCTCAGCATGCCAATCGACTAGAGACACTACTTAATCAAGTTGATAATGGACACCAAGTTTTGGCCACGGATGAACAGCACATTTACGAAGACATAACAACAGCAAGAAGAGAGAGTGATATCTGCGCTTGGGTCAACATTATCTATGGATGTAATGAGCGATGCACATATTGCGTAGTCCCTTCTGTCAGGGGCAAAGAACAATCGAGGACACCTCAAGCAATTAAAAATGAAATAGAAAAATTAGCACGAATTGGCTATAAAGAGATAACTCTTTTAGGGCAAAATATCGATGCTTATGGCAGAGACTTTAAGGCTTATGAATATAATCAATCTGGCCAATTAACACTTTCCTATTTATTAGAATATATTCATGACATAGAGGGAATTGAGCGTATTAGATTTGCTACGAGTCATCCTAGATATTTCACCAAAGAATTAATAAATGTATGCGCAAAACTCCCTAAAGTTTGTGAACACTTTCATATTCCATTTCAAAGCGGGAGTAATCAAATCCTCAAAAAAATGGCTAGAGGTTATACTATTGAAAGCTATAAAGAAATTATAAATTATATTAAAAAATTAATGCCTGAAGCATCTATCACCTCTGATGCTATTGTAGCTTTCCCTGGTGAAACAAAAGATCAATTTCAAGAGACATTATCTATAATTAAGGATATTAAATTTGATCTTGTTAATACTGCAGCGTACTCACCAAGACCAAATACGCCAGCAGCTTTATGGCCTAATCAATTGTCAGAAGAAATTAAAATAGAGAGACTTAAAGAAATAAATAATTTAGTAGAAAAGACTGCAAAAGAAAGAAACTTTAGATACAAATATTCATCACAGGAAATACTCATTGAAAACATCAATTCTAAAAATAATTCCCAATTAATGGGCAGGACTAGAACGAATAGACTAACCTTCTTTCCAAGGTCCTCCAACAATGGCAAGTCATATAAACCTGGTGAAAAAGTTAATATAAAAATAAATGAAATACGACCATTTTCTTTGACTGGTGAAGTGATATAG
- a CDS encoding D-alanine--D-alanine ligase family protein produces the protein MSNKKLTIGLVFGGNSSEHEVSIKSAKTIYHALLHSYNNQHFIVNPIYIDKHGFWLDSKYSKSILEQNISISTYKGNKDLRNNLINLPKESDKIDVWFPVLHGPNGEDGVIQGLFKLTGKPFVGSGILGSSLGMDKIAMKSIFKSFNIPQAPYIFLSKEDLLNNFFMKSIFEKTEKIINYPCFVKPANLGSSIGINKAYSKEELIAGIEFASNFDERIIIEKNIAGRELECGVLGKSTMRASVVGEVKFQTDWYTYESKYNNNLSSTIIPADLKLDISKEIQKLAIEACKAINAFGLARVDFFYQENAQQIYINEVNTLPGFTNKSMYPMLWEASGLKLEKLVASLIETARE, from the coding sequence ATGTCGAATAAAAAACTAACTATAGGTCTTGTATTTGGTGGGAATTCTAGTGAACATGAAGTGTCTATCAAATCCGCGAAGACTATTTACCATGCCTTATTACATTCTTATAATAATCAGCATTTTATTGTAAATCCAATTTACATAGACAAGCATGGATTTTGGTTAGATTCAAAATACTCAAAATCAATACTTGAACAAAATATATCGATTTCGACTTATAAAGGTAATAAAGACTTAAGAAATAATTTAATAAATCTACCGAAAGAAAGTGATAAAATTGATGTATGGTTCCCTGTATTACATGGGCCTAATGGGGAAGATGGAGTTATTCAAGGTTTATTCAAATTAACAGGAAAGCCTTTTGTTGGGTCAGGAATTCTTGGCTCGTCTTTAGGAATGGATAAAATAGCAATGAAATCTATTTTTAAATCTTTTAATATTCCTCAAGCTCCATATATTTTTTTAAGTAAAGAAGATTTATTAAATAATTTCTTCATGAAGTCAATCTTTGAAAAAACTGAGAAAATTATAAACTATCCTTGTTTTGTAAAGCCCGCCAACTTAGGTTCATCTATTGGAATCAATAAAGCTTATTCAAAGGAAGAACTTATTGCTGGAATCGAATTCGCATCTAACTTTGATGAAAGAATAATTATAGAAAAAAACATAGCGGGAAGAGAACTTGAATGTGGAGTATTAGGGAAATCAACTATGAGAGCATCAGTTGTTGGTGAAGTTAAATTTCAAACTGATTGGTACACGTATGAATCAAAATATAATAATAATCTAAGCAGCACAATTATCCCCGCTGACTTGAAGTTAGATATATCCAAAGAAATACAAAAATTAGCTATCGAAGCATGTAAGGCTATTAATGCATTTGGTTTAGCAAGAGTAGATTTCTTTTATCAAGAAAATGCACAACAGATTTACATAAATGAAGTTAATACCTTGCCTGGTTTTACAAATAAAAGTATGTATCCAATGTTGTGGGAGGCTTCTGGGTTAAAACTAGAAAAACTTGTTGCTAGTCTCATAGAAACAGCTAGAGAATAA
- a CDS encoding cell division protein FtsQ/DivIB, protein MDGSTNVQSKMRPLKSNTRKTKKLNKNKKISIKKDSNIFKNKKFFIELWQFIFFSYTSIILIFIFTNQAWRPISFEQTKITGLSGITKNHIKETISNFYPKNLLELNPKEIESYLIKKLPIKNVSISRKFFPPEIHLNFIEREPIAFASRFIAKEIEKGMIDIEGTWIPLQFISKTKKNKIKISIDNWNQNKKNDILLILKNRFILKSPLQEIKISPLQEISIKTEHFNSVLLGSDTDRLIEQINKLNQLQKSLPNLLINTKVKIVDLKDPGKPELKIEKILNSEK, encoded by the coding sequence ATGGATGGATCAACTAATGTCCAAAGCAAGATGCGACCTTTGAAATCAAATACAAGAAAAACCAAAAAATTAAATAAAAACAAAAAGATATCAATTAAAAAAGACTCAAATATTTTTAAAAATAAGAAATTTTTCATTGAATTATGGCAGTTCATTTTTTTTTCATATACTTCAATTATTCTTATCTTTATATTTACGAACCAGGCTTGGAGACCTATAAGTTTTGAACAAACTAAAATAACAGGCCTATCTGGAATAACAAAAAATCATATAAAAGAAACCATTAGTAATTTTTATCCAAAAAATTTGTTGGAATTAAATCCAAAAGAAATTGAATCATATTTAATAAAAAAGCTTCCAATTAAAAATGTTTCAATAAGCCGTAAGTTCTTTCCACCTGAAATTCATCTAAACTTTATTGAAAGAGAGCCAATTGCTTTTGCTAGTAGATTCATTGCAAAGGAGATTGAGAAAGGGATGATAGATATTGAAGGAACTTGGATACCACTTCAATTTATAAGTAAGACAAAAAAAAATAAAATAAAAATATCAATAGATAATTGGAATCAAAATAAAAAGAATGACATCCTTCTAATACTTAAGAATAGGTTTATCCTTAAAAGTCCTCTTCAAGAAATCAAAATAAGTCCTCTTCAAGAAATCAGTATAAAGACAGAGCACTTCAATTCAGTTCTTCTAGGTTCCGATACTGATCGCTTAATCGAGCAAATTAATAAACTCAACCAGCTACAAAAATCATTACCAAATCTTTTAATCAACACAAAAGTAAAAATTGTGGACCTTAAAGATCCAGGCAAACCAGAATTAAAAATCGAAAAAATACTTAATAGTGAGAAGTAA
- the ftsZ gene encoding cell division protein FtsZ: MGIGNKSSFNMDEGILPSQSARIEVIGVGGGGSNAVNRMINSDLDGVTYRVLNTDAQALIQSSATHRVQLGQSLTRGLGAGGNPSIGQKAAEESRTDLQQALEGVDLVFIAAGMGGGTGTGAAPVVAQVAKESGALTVGIVTKPFSFEGKRRLRQADEGIARLAENVDTLIVIPNDRLKDVISGAPLQEAFRSADDVLMKGVQGISDIITCPGLVNVDFADVRSVMTEAGTALLGIGLGSGRSRALEAAQAAINSPLLEAARIDGAKGCVINITGGKDMTLEDMTSASEVISDVVDPEANIIVGTVVDEKLEGEIQVTVIATGFDSNQIYSNERNRARLSPQSLYEQSDSKESGASIPEFLRIRQNR, translated from the coding sequence ATGGGAATTGGAAACAAATCTAGTTTCAACATGGATGAAGGAATCCTCCCCAGTCAATCTGCACGTATTGAGGTAATCGGTGTTGGTGGTGGTGGAAGTAATGCCGTCAACCGAATGATCAATAGTGATCTTGATGGAGTTACATATCGAGTGTTAAATACAGACGCTCAAGCCCTTATCCAATCATCTGCTACTCATAGAGTTCAATTAGGTCAAAGCTTAACTAGAGGGCTGGGCGCAGGCGGCAATCCAAGTATTGGACAAAAGGCAGCAGAGGAATCTAGAACTGATCTCCAGCAAGCCCTGGAGGGGGTTGACCTAGTATTTATTGCCGCTGGCATGGGAGGTGGCACTGGAACAGGAGCAGCCCCAGTTGTTGCTCAGGTCGCAAAAGAAAGTGGTGCCTTGACAGTAGGAATAGTTACAAAGCCTTTTAGTTTTGAAGGTAAACGTCGTTTAAGGCAAGCTGACGAAGGTATTGCCAGGCTTGCAGAAAATGTAGATACGTTGATTGTCATTCCAAACGACAGACTAAAGGACGTAATTTCCGGAGCACCTTTACAAGAAGCCTTTAGAAGCGCAGATGATGTTCTAATGAAAGGAGTACAAGGAATAAGCGATATAATTACATGTCCAGGATTAGTGAATGTAGATTTTGCTGATGTTAGATCTGTTATGACAGAAGCTGGAACTGCACTTCTAGGGATCGGCTTAGGTTCAGGAAGATCAAGGGCTTTAGAAGCAGCTCAGGCTGCAATTAATAGTCCACTTTTAGAAGCAGCTAGAATTGATGGTGCTAAAGGATGCGTAATAAATATAACTGGAGGAAAAGATATGACACTCGAAGATATGACATCTGCCTCAGAGGTTATTTCAGACGTTGTTGATCCAGAAGCAAATATCATCGTAGGTACAGTTGTTGATGAAAAACTTGAGGGTGAGATTCAAGTAACAGTTATTGCAACTGGATTTGACAGTAATCAAATTTATTCAAATGAGAGAAATAGGGCAAGACTTTCCCCTCAATCTCTTTACGAACAATCTGACTCAAAGGAATCAGGTGCATCGATACCTGAGTTTCTACGTATAAGACAAAACCGTTAA
- the panB gene encoding 3-methyl-2-oxobutanoate hydroxymethyltransferase, whose product MQTTELVRFKESGKQITVLTAWDAISSSIVEASGADVVLVGDSLGMVVLGHKTTLPVTLDQMLHHTKAVCRGFCNPLAKQPLVVCDLPFLSYQCGEDKAVEAAGTLLKNSCASAVKLEGAEPETLLVIQRLIRTGIPVMGHLGLTPQSVHQLGYKSQATNKDSQDKILKDSEMLQESGCFALVVEHIPGKIASRLKKLLSIPVIGIGAGNDCDGQVRVTADILGLSIEQPPFAKPLLAGRELCIDALKNWIESINPK is encoded by the coding sequence ATGCAAACCACAGAATTGGTTCGTTTTAAAGAATCAGGTAAACAGATAACTGTACTAACTGCATGGGATGCGATTTCATCCTCAATAGTCGAAGCCTCAGGAGCTGATGTTGTTCTCGTAGGAGATTCACTTGGAATGGTTGTTTTGGGCCACAAAACAACTCTTCCTGTAACACTTGATCAAATGCTTCATCACACAAAAGCTGTTTGCAGAGGTTTTTGTAACCCTCTCGCGAAACAACCATTGGTAGTTTGTGATCTCCCTTTCCTAAGTTATCAATGTGGAGAAGACAAGGCTGTAGAAGCGGCAGGAACTCTCCTGAAAAATTCCTGTGCTTCAGCCGTTAAGCTTGAAGGAGCGGAGCCTGAGACTTTATTAGTAATTCAAAGACTTATAAGAACGGGAATCCCTGTAATGGGTCATCTTGGCTTAACACCGCAATCAGTTCATCAACTTGGGTATAAATCTCAAGCAACCAATAAAGATAGTCAAGATAAAATTCTTAAAGACTCCGAAATGCTTCAAGAATCTGGGTGTTTTGCTTTAGTTGTGGAACATATTCCAGGAAAAATAGCCAGTAGATTAAAAAAACTTTTATCCATTCCCGTAATTGGCATTGGAGCGGGGAATGATTGCGATGGGCAGGTAAGAGTTACAGCGGATATTCTTGGCCTCTCAATTGAACAGCCTCCTTTTGCAAAGCCTTTACTTGCAGGACGAGAACTTTGCATTGACGCTCTAAAAAATTGGATTGAATCGATTAATCCAAAGTGA